DNA sequence from the Streptomyces sp. NBC_01497 genome:
CTGGAGGGTACGGTAGACAGTGGTCAGGCCGACGGAGTCGCCCCGGTGCTTGAGCATGTCGTGCAGTTCCTGCGCGCTGCGGAACTCCTCCACGTCGTCCAGTGCGGACGCGACCGCCGCACGCTGACGGGTGGACCTGCCGCGTACGGCGGGTCCGTCACTGTGCGCGGTCGTCACAGATGCCTCCTCGGCTTCGTCGGGCTTCCTCGGTACGTGGCTCACGGCTCCCTCCATTCTGCCAGCCGCCGCCGATTTGATCCGGGGGGTGAGGCCGCCGCTAATCTGAGGTATTCGCCGTTCGCCGTCATCGTAATGAAGAGAGCACCGTGGCCGCCGACAAGATCGACAGCATCGTCAACCTGAGCAAGCGCCGTGGCTTCGTCTACCCGTCCAGTGAGATCTACGGCGGTCAGCGTGCCGCCTGGGACTACGGGCCGCTCGGGGTCGAGCTGAAGGAGAACCTCAAGCGTCAGTGGTGGCGCTACATGGTCACCTCGCGCGAGGACGTCGTCGGTCTTGACTCCTCGGTGATCCTGGCCACCGAGGTCTGGCAGGCGTCCGGGCACGTCGAGACCTTCACCGACCCGCTCACGGAGTGCACGTACTGCCACAAGCGCTACCGCGCCGACCACCTTGAAGAGGCGTACGAGGAGAAGCACGGCAAGGCACCCGCGAACGGCCTCGCCGACCTCAACTGCCCGAACTGCGGCAACAAGGGCACCTTCACCGAGCCCAAGCAGTTCTCCGGCCTGCTGACCACGCACCTCGGCCCGACGCAGGACTCCGGGTCCGTCGCCTACCTGCGGCCCGAGACCGCGCAGGGCATCTTCACCAACTTCGCGCAGGTCCAGCAGACCTCGCGGAAGAAGCCCCCGTTCGGCATCGCCCAGATCGGCAAGTCGTTCCGCAACGAGATCACACCGGGCAACTTCATCTTCCGTACGCGCGAGTTCGAGCAGATGGAGATGGAGTTCTTCGTCAAGCCCGGCGAGGACGAGAAGTGGCACGAGTACTGGCTGGAGCAGCGCTGGAACTGGTACACGGGCCTCGGCATGCGCGAGGAGAACATGCGCTGGTTCGAGCACCCGTCGGAGAAGCTCTCCCACTACTCCAAGCGCACCGCGGACATCGAGTACCGCTTCCAGTTCGGCGGAAGCGAGTGGGGTGAGCTGGAGGGCGTCGCCAACCGCACGGACTACGACCTGAACGCGCACGCGAAGGCGTCCGGCCACGACCTGTCGTTCTACGACCAGGAAGCCGGCGAGCGCTGGACCCCGTACGTGATCGAGCCGGCCGCCGGTGTAGGCCGCGGCATGCTGGCGTTCATGCTCGACGCGTTCAACGAGGACGAGGCGCCCAACGCGAAGG
Encoded proteins:
- a CDS encoding glycine--tRNA ligase, with amino-acid sequence MAADKIDSIVNLSKRRGFVYPSSEIYGGQRAAWDYGPLGVELKENLKRQWWRYMVTSREDVVGLDSSVILATEVWQASGHVETFTDPLTECTYCHKRYRADHLEEAYEEKHGKAPANGLADLNCPNCGNKGTFTEPKQFSGLLTTHLGPTQDSGSVAYLRPETAQGIFTNFAQVQQTSRKKPPFGIAQIGKSFRNEITPGNFIFRTREFEQMEMEFFVKPGEDEKWHEYWLEQRWNWYTGLGMREENMRWFEHPSEKLSHYSKRTADIEYRFQFGGSEWGELEGVANRTDYDLNAHAKASGHDLSFYDQEAGERWTPYVIEPAAGVGRGMLAFMLDAFNEDEAPNAKGVMEKRTVMRLDPRLAPVKVAVLPLSRNPQLSPKAKGLAEDLRRNWNIEFDDAGAIGRRYRRQDEIGTPFCVTVDFDTLDDNAVTVRERDSMAQERVSLDQIQTYLGSRLLGC